A genome region from Arthrobacter agilis includes the following:
- the aroQ gene encoding type II 3-dehydroquinate dehydratase, with protein sequence MTQRTPSILVINGPNLNLLGTREPAVYGTATLDDVVRLAADTARERGCSTTAMQSNHEGEIIDVIHAARSTSDGIVINAGAFTHTSIAIRDALTGVGLPVVEVHISNVHRREGFRHHSYISGVADTVIVGAGIDGYRLAVDHLARRLVMAADAAEAATDADTGAASFPKS encoded by the coding sequence ATGACCCAGCGCACGCCCAGCATCCTCGTGATCAACGGACCGAACCTGAACCTGCTCGGCACGCGGGAGCCGGCCGTGTACGGGACGGCGACGCTCGACGACGTCGTCCGCCTCGCCGCGGACACCGCGCGGGAGCGAGGGTGCAGCACCACGGCGATGCAGTCCAACCACGAGGGCGAGATCATCGACGTCATCCACGCGGCGCGCTCGACGTCGGACGGGATCGTCATCAACGCCGGCGCCTTCACGCACACCTCGATCGCCATCCGGGACGCCCTCACCGGCGTCGGGCTGCCGGTGGTCGAGGTGCACATCAGCAACGTGCACCGGCGCGAGGGGTTCAGACACCACTCCTACATCTCCGGCGTGGCCGACACCGTGATCGTCGGCGCGGGGATCGACGGCTACCGCCTGGCCGTCGACCACCTCGCCCGCCGGCTCGTCATGGCCGCCGACGCCGCCGAAGCCGCCACGGACGCCGACACGGGCGCCGCATCGTTCCCGAAAAGTTAG
- a CDS encoding MFS transporter has product MSTTVQQPPVSNPRMARRVAGASFVGTALESYDFYVFGTAAALVFNTVFFTEQDPLAGTLSAFLVFAMGFVARPLGAILFGHLGDRIGRKRTLIWTITLMGLATGTVGLLPDYNTIGVWAPIILTVLRLLQGLSLGGEWGGSILIATEHAEPRKRALYASIPQLGSPVGTMLISAIFLVLAVVAPEVMTTWGWRIPFLLAFPFLAVAIYLRLAIDETPVFKETSRSHALPRVPFLEVLKSQPAAIVIAIASAVLGIGSYFLMVTYTQAYGTDTLGLSQATVLNAALVGSLLQLVTIPAFGYLAMRIGSAKVVAGGALGTALIAFPLYWVISIATEPLYIAAIILGGILPTASWAALGGLMADIFKPETAFTALSFAYSIAAIIAGFAPSITQQFGIVTDGAWWHPGVVLAVMSLVTAVGAFGAVRLRARLAGPVAAPARAA; this is encoded by the coding sequence GTGTCCACTACCGTGCAGCAGCCCCCCGTCTCGAATCCGCGCATGGCCCGCCGCGTCGCCGGAGCCTCGTTCGTCGGCACGGCCCTCGAGTCCTACGACTTCTACGTGTTCGGCACCGCTGCCGCGCTCGTCTTCAACACCGTGTTCTTCACCGAGCAGGATCCGCTCGCCGGGACGCTCTCGGCGTTCCTGGTCTTCGCGATGGGCTTCGTCGCACGCCCCCTCGGCGCGATCCTCTTCGGACACCTCGGCGACCGGATCGGCCGCAAGCGCACCCTGATCTGGACCATCACCCTGATGGGACTGGCGACAGGCACCGTCGGGCTGCTGCCCGACTACAACACCATCGGCGTCTGGGCGCCGATCATCCTGACGGTGCTGCGGCTGCTGCAGGGCCTCTCGCTCGGCGGTGAGTGGGGTGGCTCGATCCTCATCGCGACCGAGCACGCCGAACCCCGCAAGCGCGCGCTCTACGCCTCGATCCCCCAGCTCGGATCCCCCGTGGGCACCATGCTGATCTCGGCCATCTTCCTGGTCCTCGCCGTCGTGGCCCCCGAGGTCATGACCACCTGGGGCTGGCGCATTCCGTTCCTGCTCGCCTTCCCCTTCCTCGCGGTCGCGATCTACCTGCGGCTCGCCATCGACGAGACGCCGGTGTTCAAGGAGACGAGCCGCAGCCACGCCCTCCCCCGCGTCCCCTTCCTCGAGGTCCTGAAGTCCCAGCCGGCCGCCATCGTGATCGCCATCGCCTCCGCCGTGCTCGGCATCGGCTCCTACTTCCTGATGGTGACCTACACGCAGGCCTATGGGACCGACACCCTCGGGCTGTCCCAGGCGACGGTGCTGAACGCAGCCCTCGTGGGTTCCCTCCTGCAGCTCGTCACCATCCCGGCGTTCGGCTACCTGGCGATGCGCATCGGCTCGGCGAAGGTGGTGGCGGGCGGCGCGCTCGGGACGGCCCTCATCGCCTTCCCGCTCTACTGGGTCATCAGCATCGCCACCGAGCCCCTCTACATCGCGGCGATCATCCTCGGCGGCATCCTCCCGACGGCGAGCTGGGCCGCGCTGGGCGGGCTCATGGCGGACATCTTCAAGCCGGAGACGGCGTTCACCGCGCTGTCCTTCGCCTACAGCATCGCCGCGATCATCGCCGGCTTCGCGCCCTCCATCACGCAGCAGTTCGGCATCGTGACGGACGGCGCGTGGTGGCACCCCGGCGTCGTCCTCGCCGTCATGAGCCTCGTGACGGCGGTGGGCGCGTTCGGCGCGGTGCGGCTGCGGGCGCGGCTGGCCGGTCCCGTGGCCGCCCCTGCGCGTGCGGCATAG
- the nth gene encoding endonuclease III translates to MAGRKPRVEEESPVALKRRARKINRILGETYPYAVAELDFRNAFELLVATVLSAQTTDVRVNLTTPALFERYPDARSLSEADEIELQEIIRPTGFYRAKANSLLALSRRIVDEFDGVVPARLEDLVTLPGVGRKTANVVLGNAFGVPGITVDTHFGRLARRFRWTTSEDPVKVEMDVAALFDRKDWTMLSHHVVFHGRRICHAKKPACAVCPVAALCPSFGEGETDPMKAAKLLKYELAPGREDLLELMRAGRTRAELRDAGHGLGA, encoded by the coding sequence GTGGCAGGCAGGAAACCCAGGGTCGAGGAGGAGTCACCGGTCGCGCTCAAGCGCAGGGCGCGGAAGATCAACAGGATCCTGGGTGAGACCTACCCGTACGCGGTGGCGGAGCTCGACTTCCGGAACGCGTTCGAGCTGCTCGTGGCGACCGTCCTCTCCGCGCAGACGACCGATGTGAGGGTCAACCTCACCACGCCGGCGTTGTTCGAGCGCTACCCGGATGCGCGTTCCCTGTCGGAAGCAGACGAGATCGAACTGCAGGAGATCATCCGGCCGACGGGCTTCTACCGCGCGAAGGCCAACAGCCTCCTCGCACTGTCCCGGCGCATCGTCGACGAGTTCGACGGCGTGGTCCCCGCCCGTCTCGAGGACCTCGTCACCCTGCCCGGTGTCGGGCGCAAGACGGCCAACGTGGTGCTCGGGAACGCGTTCGGTGTCCCGGGTATCACCGTGGACACCCATTTCGGGCGGCTGGCCCGCCGGTTCCGGTGGACCACCTCCGAGGACCCGGTGAAGGTGGAGATGGACGTCGCGGCCCTCTTCGACCGCAAGGACTGGACGATGCTGTCCCATCACGTGGTGTTCCACGGACGACGGATCTGCCACGCCAAGAAGCCGGCATGTGCCGTGTGCCCGGTCGCCGCCCTGTGTCCGTCCTTCGGGGAAGGGGAGACCGACCCGATGAAGGCCGCGAAACTGCTCAAGTACGAACTGGCGCCGGGCCGGGAGGACCTGCTGGAGCTCATGCGTGCCGGACGAACCCGTGCCGAACTCCGAGACGCCGGGCACGGCCTGGGTGCCTAG
- a CDS encoding DUF5996 family protein encodes MGEQDGRGGTTTDRWSDRWADGWPALRVADWQDTQATLHMWLQVVGKIRMAHAPLVNHWWQVPLYVTPRGLGTSPIPYRTGMFDIEVDVVDHRLVVRSSSGEDRTVPLGPQSVAAFHAHTMEALADLGIDAPIRPVPTEVDPAVPFAEDHQHASYDPDAVTAFWRQLVQAERVLTRFRAEFLGKVSPVHFFWGAMDLACTRFSGRPAPLHPGGAPNCADWVMQEGYSHELSSCGFWPGGGEEGAFYSYAYPEPEGYRDTVIDVPGAFYSSEYRQFLLPYEAVRTAEDPDAALLAFLRATYAAAATTGDWDPGLLLDPDRLEAHRRH; translated from the coding sequence ATGGGTGAGCAGGACGGCAGGGGCGGCACGACGACGGACAGGTGGTCGGACAGGTGGGCGGACGGCTGGCCCGCCCTGCGCGTCGCGGACTGGCAGGACACGCAGGCCACACTGCACATGTGGCTGCAGGTGGTCGGCAAGATCCGCATGGCGCACGCCCCGCTGGTCAACCACTGGTGGCAGGTGCCGCTGTACGTGACGCCGCGCGGACTCGGTACCTCCCCCATCCCGTACCGGACCGGCATGTTCGACATCGAGGTGGACGTCGTGGACCACCGGCTGGTGGTCCGGAGCAGTTCCGGCGAGGACCGGACCGTGCCCCTCGGGCCGCAGTCCGTGGCCGCATTCCACGCGCACACCATGGAGGCCCTGGCCGACCTCGGCATCGACGCGCCGATCCGGCCGGTCCCCACGGAGGTGGACCCCGCCGTCCCGTTCGCCGAGGACCACCAGCATGCGTCCTACGACCCCGACGCCGTCACGGCGTTCTGGCGGCAGCTCGTCCAGGCCGAGCGGGTCCTCACCCGGTTCCGCGCGGAATTCCTGGGCAAGGTGAGCCCCGTGCACTTCTTCTGGGGGGCCATGGACCTCGCCTGCACGCGTTTCTCCGGCCGGCCCGCGCCCCTCCACCCGGGAGGCGCACCGAACTGTGCCGACTGGGTGATGCAGGAGGGCTACTCGCACGAGCTGTCCAGCTGCGGGTTCTGGCCGGGCGGCGGGGAGGAGGGAGCCTTCTACTCCTACGCCTACCCCGAACCGGAGGGGTACCGCGACACCGTGATCGATGTTCCGGGCGCGTTCTACAGCTCCGAGTACCGCCAGTTCCTGCTGCCGTACGAGGCGGTGCGCACGGCGGAGGACCCGGACGCCGCACTGCTCGCCTTCCTGCGGGCCACCTACGCCGCAGCGGCGACCACGGGCGACTGGGACCCGGGCCTGCTCCTCGACCCGGACCGGCTCGAGGCGCACAGGCGACACTAG
- a CDS encoding reverse transcriptase family protein, producing MPEQQDRSAGIRPHGSTGPTSRGGATDGTAADGRGTTDGRRSTGSEVRRHGRADAQAPGKRTPRQTASHPPTPASHVLARIPGPDAPGLALLLAHAFLDASGWQREDLVRAGAAVLGARRRWLGPLVRATLTGYPRRPGGAPRELARWIEAQPVFTDAVSTARAAGRPIVPAQYLVREPDAPAAARGHAPALEAEGPVEQESRDLAWLSRDLRLPPGELDWFADTRHWNHRAGPPLQHYRYVWRSRPGRVPRLLEVPGIRLRTVQRRVLDRLLLPIPLHPAAHGFVPGRSARTGATPHTGCAVVITLDLVSFFARVPPGRVFGVLRQAGYPEATAHALTGLCTHSVPEAVLRSMPDGGTAGERSGLAQALRAAHLPQGAPSSPALANLAVRRLDARLTGWAEASGGVYTRYADDLAFSGPAAFARRADAFVRGVERIVTDEGHAVNPHKTRVRGSGVRQTVTGVVVNAHPNVTRTEYEALKAILHNCTLHGPASQARGRSGFRAHLEGRIAWVSSLNASRGQKLRDAFERISW from the coding sequence GTGCCCGAACAGCAGGACAGGTCGGCCGGGATCCGTCCGCACGGCAGCACGGGTCCGACGAGCCGAGGGGGAGCCACGGACGGCACGGCAGCAGACGGCAGGGGAACCACCGACGGCCGGCGCTCCACTGGGAGCGAGGTCCGGCGCCACGGGCGCGCCGACGCGCAGGCTCCGGGGAAGCGCACCCCCCGGCAGACCGCATCCCACCCGCCGACGCCGGCATCCCACGTCCTCGCCCGCATACCCGGTCCGGACGCCCCCGGACTCGCTCTCCTCCTCGCACACGCGTTCCTCGACGCGTCCGGCTGGCAGCGTGAGGACCTGGTGCGGGCGGGCGCGGCGGTGCTCGGCGCCCGCCGGCGGTGGCTCGGCCCGTTGGTGCGAGCGACGCTGACGGGGTATCCGCGGAGGCCGGGAGGGGCACCCCGGGAACTGGCCCGCTGGATCGAGGCGCAACCGGTCTTCACCGACGCCGTCTCGACGGCGCGGGCCGCCGGCCGGCCGATCGTCCCGGCGCAGTACCTCGTGCGGGAACCGGACGCACCGGCCGCTGCGCGCGGTCACGCACCCGCCCTCGAGGCAGAGGGCCCTGTGGAGCAGGAGTCCAGGGACCTCGCCTGGCTCTCCCGGGACCTGAGGCTGCCGCCGGGCGAGCTCGACTGGTTCGCCGATACGCGGCACTGGAACCACCGGGCCGGGCCGCCGCTGCAGCACTACCGGTACGTGTGGCGCTCCCGGCCGGGGCGCGTCCCGCGGCTCCTCGAGGTGCCCGGCATCCGGCTCCGGACGGTGCAGCGCCGCGTCCTCGACCGGCTGCTCCTGCCGATCCCGCTGCATCCCGCGGCCCACGGTTTCGTGCCCGGGCGCAGCGCGCGCACCGGGGCGACGCCGCACACCGGCTGCGCCGTCGTGATCACGCTCGACCTCGTCTCGTTCTTCGCCCGCGTCCCGCCCGGCCGGGTGTTCGGCGTGCTCCGGCAGGCGGGCTACCCGGAGGCCACCGCCCACGCCCTGACCGGGCTCTGCACCCACTCGGTGCCGGAAGCCGTTCTCCGGTCGATGCCCGACGGCGGCACCGCCGGGGAGCGCTCCGGTCTCGCGCAGGCACTCCGGGCAGCCCACCTGCCGCAGGGGGCACCGTCGTCGCCCGCCCTCGCGAACCTCGCCGTGCGACGACTCGATGCGCGGCTCACCGGCTGGGCCGAAGCATCGGGCGGGGTGTACACGCGGTACGCCGACGACCTCGCGTTCAGCGGTCCGGCGGCCTTCGCGCGGCGCGCCGACGCTTTCGTCCGGGGCGTGGAGCGCATCGTCACGGACGAGGGTCACGCGGTGAATCCCCACAAGACGCGCGTCCGTGGAAGCGGCGTGCGGCAGACCGTGACCGGCGTCGTCGTCAACGCGCATCCCAACGTCACCCGGACGGAGTACGAGGCGCTGAAGGCGATCCTGCACAACTGCACGCTGCACGGGCCGGCGTCGCAGGCGCGCGGCCGGAGCGGGTTCCGCGCCCACCTCGAGGGGCGTATCGCCTGGGTGTCCTCGCTGAACGCGTCACGCGGGCAGAAGCTGCGTGACGCGTTCGAGCGGATCAGCTGGTGA
- the acs gene encoding acetate--CoA ligase, producing the protein MSADRQGDAFENLLHEERRFPPSEEFAANAVAQPSLYDEAREQGTEFWARQARELLTWDQDFTETLDWSDAPFAKWFVGGTVNAAYNALDRHVEAGLGDRVAIHFEGEPGDTRTITYADLTREVKKAANAFESLGVQKGDRVAVYLPMIPEAVVTMLACARIGAVHSVVFGGFSADALRSRIDDAEAKLVVTSDGTYRRGKPSALKPAVDGALEREGHTVTNVVVVRRNNEPVDWTEGRDLWWHDVVDTASDEHTAVAHDAEHPLFILYTSGTTGKPKGILHTTGGYLTQTAFTHRNTFDLHPETDVFWCTADIGWVTGHSYVAYAPLVNGATQLMYEGTPDTPHQGRWWELIEKYRVSILYTAPTAIRTFMKWGRDIPKKYDLSSIRVLGSVGEPINPEAWMWYREVIGGGKAPIVDTWWQTETGAHMIAPMPGVISTKPGSAQVAVPGIAIDVVDEMGASVPDGSGGYLVIREPWPAMLRGIWGDPQRFKDTYWSRFDAMYFAGDGAKKDSDGDIWLLGRVDDVMNISGHRLSTTEIESALVSHPSVAEAAVVGATDETTGEAVVAFVILRGSAKDDDDIVTTLRNHVAKEIGPIAKPRNILVVPELPKTRSGKIMRRLLKDVAEGREVGDATTLSDPTIMQQIAVSLRK; encoded by the coding sequence ATGAGCGCCGATCGCCAGGGCGACGCCTTCGAGAACCTGCTGCACGAGGAGCGCCGCTTCCCGCCGAGCGAGGAGTTCGCCGCGAACGCCGTCGCGCAGCCGTCGCTCTACGACGAGGCACGCGAGCAGGGCACCGAATTCTGGGCCAGGCAGGCACGCGAACTGCTCACCTGGGACCAGGACTTCACGGAGACCCTCGACTGGTCGGATGCCCCGTTCGCCAAGTGGTTCGTCGGCGGAACGGTCAACGCCGCGTACAACGCCCTCGATCGCCACGTCGAGGCCGGCCTCGGCGACCGCGTCGCGATCCACTTCGAGGGCGAGCCCGGCGACACCCGCACGATCACCTACGCGGACCTCACCCGCGAGGTCAAGAAGGCCGCGAACGCCTTCGAGTCCCTGGGCGTGCAGAAGGGCGACCGGGTCGCCGTCTACCTGCCCATGATCCCCGAGGCAGTCGTCACGATGCTCGCCTGCGCACGGATCGGCGCCGTCCACTCCGTGGTCTTCGGCGGCTTCTCGGCGGACGCCCTGCGCAGTCGCATCGACGACGCCGAGGCGAAGCTCGTGGTCACGTCCGACGGCACGTACCGCCGCGGCAAGCCCAGTGCCCTCAAGCCCGCAGTCGACGGCGCCCTCGAGCGGGAGGGCCACACCGTCACGAACGTCGTCGTCGTCCGGCGGAACAACGAGCCCGTCGACTGGACCGAGGGCCGGGACCTCTGGTGGCACGACGTCGTGGACACGGCCTCCGACGAGCACACCGCCGTCGCGCACGACGCCGAGCACCCCCTCTTCATCCTCTACACCTCAGGGACCACCGGGAAGCCGAAGGGCATCCTGCACACCACCGGCGGGTACCTCACGCAGACCGCGTTCACGCACCGCAACACCTTCGACCTGCACCCCGAGACGGACGTGTTCTGGTGCACGGCGGACATCGGCTGGGTCACCGGGCACAGCTACGTCGCGTATGCGCCGCTGGTGAACGGCGCCACGCAGCTCATGTACGAGGGGACGCCGGACACCCCGCACCAGGGGCGCTGGTGGGAGCTCATCGAGAAGTACAGGGTGTCCATCCTGTACACCGCGCCCACGGCCATCCGGACGTTCATGAAGTGGGGCCGCGACATCCCGAAGAAGTACGACCTCTCCTCGATCCGGGTCCTCGGGTCCGTCGGCGAGCCCATCAACCCCGAGGCGTGGATGTGGTACCGGGAGGTCATCGGCGGCGGCAAGGCCCCGATCGTGGACACCTGGTGGCAGACGGAGACGGGTGCGCACATGATCGCCCCGATGCCCGGGGTGATCTCGACCAAGCCGGGCTCGGCGCAGGTGGCGGTCCCCGGCATCGCCATCGACGTCGTCGACGAGATGGGTGCCTCGGTGCCGGACGGCTCGGGCGGCTACCTGGTCATCCGCGAGCCGTGGCCGGCGATGCTCCGCGGCATCTGGGGTGACCCGCAGCGCTTCAAGGACACCTACTGGTCGCGCTTCGACGCGATGTACTTCGCAGGGGACGGCGCCAAGAAGGACAGCGACGGCGACATCTGGCTCCTCGGCCGGGTCGACGACGTCATGAACATCTCGGGCCACCGCCTCTCGACCACCGAGATCGAATCGGCCCTCGTGAGCCACCCGTCGGTCGCCGAGGCCGCCGTCGTCGGAGCGACCGACGAGACGACCGGTGAGGCCGTCGTCGCGTTCGTCATCCTGCGGGGTTCCGCGAAGGACGACGACGACATCGTCACGACCCTGCGCAACCACGTGGCCAAGGAGATCGGCCCCATCGCGAAGCCGCGGAACATCCTGGTGGTCCCCGAACTGCCGAAGACGCGCAGCGGGAAGATCATGCGCCGCCTGCTCAAGGACGTCGCGGAGGGCCGGGAGGTCGGCGACGCGACCACACTGTCCGATCCGACGATCATGCAGCAGATCGCCGTCTCGCTGCGCAAGTAG
- a CDS encoding TetR/AcrR family transcriptional regulator — protein sequence MMDAPLPVRERLLASATRLFEENSIRSVSADKVIADAGTTKVTFYRHFRSKDQLVVAYLDAQLERLQSALDTERETGRDACAVLLRLAAANGDAACRPGFRGCTFINAAAEYPAEGNVVRAAVERYRSWLHGVVAGLLAELGVDRPDAVADQLIMLRDGAMVHGYMGDPSAVTEQLTTAGRAIIAAHLRTPLPA from the coding sequence ATGATGGACGCCCCCCTGCCTGTCCGCGAACGCCTCCTCGCCTCGGCCACCCGGCTCTTCGAGGAGAACAGCATCCGCTCGGTCTCCGCCGACAAGGTCATCGCCGACGCCGGTACCACCAAGGTCACCTTCTACCGGCACTTCCGGTCGAAGGACCAGCTCGTGGTGGCGTACCTCGATGCGCAGCTCGAACGGCTGCAGTCCGCCCTCGACACCGAGCGGGAGACCGGCCGGGACGCCTGCGCCGTGCTGCTCCGGCTGGCCGCCGCCAACGGGGACGCCGCCTGCCGGCCCGGATTCCGCGGGTGCACGTTCATCAACGCCGCCGCCGAATACCCCGCGGAGGGCAACGTGGTCCGCGCCGCCGTGGAGCGGTACCGGTCCTGGCTGCACGGCGTCGTCGCCGGCCTGCTGGCGGAGCTGGGCGTGGACCGGCCCGATGCCGTGGCGGACCAGCTCATCATGCTGCGCGACGGCGCCATGGTCCACGGATACATGGGCGATCCGAGCGCCGTGACCGAACAGCTCACGACCGCGGGGCGGGCCATCATCGCCGCACACCTCCGCACGCCCCTGCCGGCCTGA
- a CDS encoding organic hydroperoxide resistance protein, translated as MSALYTAVATATGDGRNGKAHTDDGQLVVDLAVPREMGGAGGATNPEQLFALGYSACFHSALKLVAGRSKAKISDTAVTAEVSINPVDGGAFQLAVALHAEIGGVDQETADALVAQAHQVCPYSNATRGNIEVTVDATIG; from the coding sequence ATGAGTGCTCTGTACACGGCAGTGGCCACGGCGACGGGCGACGGACGCAACGGCAAGGCGCACACCGACGACGGACAGCTCGTCGTCGACCTCGCGGTGCCCAGGGAGATGGGCGGCGCCGGTGGGGCGACGAACCCCGAGCAGCTCTTCGCCCTCGGCTACTCCGCCTGCTTCCACAGTGCCCTGAAGCTCGTCGCGGGCCGCAGCAAGGCGAAGATCAGCGACACCGCTGTCACCGCCGAGGTGAGCATCAACCCTGTCGACGGCGGCGCGTTCCAGCTCGCCGTCGCCCTGCACGCCGAGATCGGCGGGGTGGACCAGGAGACGGCCGACGCGCTCGTCGCGCAGGCACACCAGGTCTGCCCGTACTCCAACGCGACGCGCGGCAACATCGAGGTCACGGTCGACGCCACGATCGGCTGA
- a CDS encoding dipeptide ABC transporter ATP-binding protein has translation MTDITPAGSAATQPENPDAPLLEVRNLAVSFRTTHGEVRAVEDASFSLKRGSALAIVGESGSGKSTTAMACIGLLPGNGRVTSGSILFEGQDLATLPEAKMRSIRGRAIGLVPQDPMSNLNPVTKIGTQVAETLLVHGMATKKNVKQRVIEVLTAAGLPDAGERAKQYPHEFSGGMRQRALIAIGLACQPRLLIADEPTSALDVTVQRTILDQIETMTEQLGTSVLLITHDLGLAAERASQLVVMHRGRVVETGPAEQLLNDPQHPYTQSLVRAAPSVAAVRLRPGAFTADAASRLKLAEAVFAEHEAGHETSHDAGHDGGHETSHDASHETGHDGGHEAGPAAAGAHAATSASDRPVRAAGATGSAGTTGTAGQPVHAAPPNIVEIRDLTKIYKRRGSKEDFYAAKNVTLDVPRGQTVAIVGESGSGKTTTARMLLKLIEPTSGTMTFDGMDVATLDKAQLNDFRQRVQPIFQDPYSSLNPMFTIERIVEEPLNAYKRGSKKERAARVRELMDQVSLPQNALRRYPAELSGGQRQRVAIARALALQPELIVCDEPVSALDVLVQAQILKLLGDLQSELGLSYLFISHDLAVVRLISDYVCVMKDGELVEAASSEEVFQNPRHPYTRRLLASIPGNELKIDEDLAS, from the coding sequence ATGACGGACATCACTCCCGCCGGAAGCGCGGCCACCCAGCCCGAGAACCCCGACGCACCCCTGCTCGAGGTGCGGAACCTGGCGGTGAGCTTCCGGACCACGCACGGCGAGGTCCGCGCGGTCGAGGACGCGAGTTTCAGCCTCAAGCGCGGCAGCGCGCTGGCGATCGTCGGGGAGTCGGGCTCGGGCAAGTCGACGACGGCGATGGCATGCATCGGCCTGCTGCCCGGCAACGGCCGGGTGACCTCGGGCAGCATCCTGTTCGAGGGCCAGGACCTCGCGACCCTGCCGGAAGCGAAGATGCGCTCCATCCGTGGCCGCGCGATCGGGCTCGTCCCGCAGGACCCGATGTCGAACCTGAACCCGGTGACGAAGATCGGCACGCAGGTCGCCGAGACGCTCCTGGTCCACGGCATGGCCACCAAGAAGAACGTCAAGCAGCGGGTCATCGAGGTCCTGACCGCCGCCGGGCTGCCCGACGCCGGCGAGCGCGCGAAGCAGTACCCGCACGAGTTCTCCGGCGGGATGCGGCAGCGGGCGCTGATCGCGATCGGCCTCGCCTGCCAGCCGCGGCTCCTGATCGCCGACGAGCCGACGTCGGCCCTCGACGTCACGGTGCAGCGCACCATCCTCGACCAGATCGAGACGATGACCGAGCAGCTCGGCACGTCCGTCCTGCTCATCACGCACGACCTCGGCCTCGCCGCGGAGCGGGCCTCGCAGCTCGTCGTGATGCACCGGGGGCGCGTGGTCGAGACCGGACCGGCCGAGCAGCTGCTCAACGATCCGCAGCACCCCTACACGCAGTCGCTCGTCCGCGCGGCGCCGAGCGTCGCCGCGGTGCGGCTGCGGCCCGGTGCCTTCACGGCGGATGCCGCCTCGCGCCTGAAGCTGGCCGAGGCCGTCTTCGCCGAGCACGAAGCCGGGCACGAAACCTCCCACGACGCCGGGCACGACGGCGGGCATGAAACGTCCCACGACGCCTCCCATGAAACCGGGCACGACGGCGGGCATGAGGCCGGACCTGCAGCGGCGGGCGCGCATGCAGCGACGTCGGCGTCGGACCGGCCGGTCCGGGCCGCCGGGGCCACGGGGTCCGCCGGGACCACCGGGACCGCCGGCCAGCCCGTGCACGCCGCGCCCCCGAACATCGTGGAGATCCGCGACCTCACGAAGATCTACAAGCGGCGCGGGAGCAAGGAGGACTTCTACGCGGCGAAGAACGTCACGCTCGATGTCCCGCGCGGCCAGACCGTCGCGATCGTCGGCGAGTCGGGCTCGGGCAAGACCACCACCGCGCGGATGCTGCTCAAGCTGATCGAGCCGACGTCCGGGACCATGACCTTCGACGGCATGGACGTGGCCACGCTCGACAAGGCGCAGCTCAACGACTTCCGCCAGCGCGTGCAGCCGATCTTCCAGGACCCGTACTCCTCGCTGAATCCCATGTTCACGATCGAGCGCATCGTCGAGGAACCGCTCAACGCCTACAAGCGCGGCTCGAAGAAGGAGCGCGCGGCACGGGTGCGGGAACTGATGGACCAGGTGTCCCTCCCGCAGAACGCCCTGCGGCGCTACCCCGCGGAGCTCTCGGGCGGGCAGCGGCAGCGTGTCGCGATCGCGCGTGCCCTCGCCCTGCAGCCCGAACTGATCGTGTGCGACGAGCCGGTCTCCGCGCTCGACGTGCTCGTGCAGGCGCAGATCCTCAAGCTCCTCGGCGACCTGCAGTCCGAGCTGGGCCTGAGCTACCTGTTCATCTCCCACGACCTCGCCGTGGTGCGCCTCATCTCGGACTACGTGTGCGTGATGAAGGACGGTGAGCTGGTGGAGGCCGCCAGCTCGGAGGAGGTCTTCCAGAACCCCCGGCACCCGTACACCCGCAGGCTGCTCGCCTCCATCCCGGGCAACGAGCTCAAGATCGACGAGGACCTCGCGTCCTAG